The Quercus robur chromosome 3, dhQueRobu3.1, whole genome shotgun sequence DNA segment ATGGTCTGCACTGGACCGAATATCTCATCCTTTGCTATCAACATGTCATCCTTGTATAAATTAACAGTTAGTTGCCTTCATAAACCGTAgtatttcaaaatcatcatgGTACAATGATGGTATAACTAAAAGGTACCTTAACATTTGAGAACACTGTGGGCTTAATGTAATAGCCCTTGTCGCCAAGTCTTTCTCCCCCGCTTTCAAGGGTAGCTCCACTTTCAACACCAGATTTTATGTATTTCAGGATTTTGTTAAATTGCTCCGTGTCAATCTGATTCATTTGAGTAAGCAACATTCAGTTTCAGTGTATCGCTAAAGATTGCAAACCAATTTATACTTGTAGTAAATAAAACCAGACAGAGACATAACTGATATTGTCCAAGATTTTGTGAAGCTATATTACatgtaaaaagtaaaagttataAATGCAGATGAGGCTTCTCAAACAACTTCCAACAATTTTGTAAGATAAGAGTCAAGCCTACACAAACGTGGCAGCAAAATTTACTAATTCACATGAGGAATTTTTGTTGATTACCTGAGGACCTTGTTCAACGCCCTCCTTGAATGGATCACCAACAGAACGCTTCAAAGCGCGTTGCTTTGCTTTCTGTACGAACTCGTCATATATACTTTCATGAACAAATGTACGAGATCCAGCAGCACAGCATTCTCCCTGCAGATTGGACAAAATCATGATCAAtaaaatgagttttaatttcCTTGACAGGGTTCAGGTGATAACCCAACAGTAATGGTATTTTTTGCGGTGTTCCATGATGATTATGGTTCGAACCACAGTATGGTaggatttttttgttgttgagaaaaGTAACATATGGTAGGAttggtgtataataaaaatattgttattgCTAAATCTATacttatcaacaaaaaataaataaataaattccatAAGACACATCATAGTGTTGGAACAAGTTTATGGACAAACCTGATTAAAGAACAAAGCCAGGTGTGCAAGCTCCACTGCCTTATCTACATCAGCATCCTCACATACAATAAAGGGTGATTTCCCTCCAAGTTCCAAATGTACACCCTTCAGATTGCTTTTAGTTGCCAAATCAAGAACAATTTTTCCTGTCTCTGTTGATCCAGTGAAAGCAAGCTGTGCATAAGAAATAGTTTAGGAGGCATTCAAGCAATGACCAGTATATACAGTAACAATATGAGAACGTGTTCTGGATTGTTAGCATTCCCCctaatcatttcaaaatttaatgaGATACCAAAGAAATGTCACAACTGATTGCTAAACACTCTTACAAgaaatttttatctttcttgAAAGACAAATTGCATCTAATGGGAATGCAATGTTAAAGATCTTAACCCCAAGGGTTCAGCTGAAGACCATGCCTCATGAAGTGAAGGTCACTGGTTCAAGTCTTCTCCATCTAACCCCTTAAGGCTAATAAATCACTCgaaccaaaataaatatttagacTACCTTATCCACACCCATATGACTGGCAAGAGCTGCACCAGCAGTTGGACCATAACCAGGGATCACATTTAGAACACCTGGAGGAAGTCCAGCCTGTCACAAAGACCATATGATCAGAGTAAGTGATAAAGAGAGCAGCTTATGTGCAGAAAAGATGAGTTCAGACATAAAACCTCAATGTACAAAGAACAAAAGTCTATCACCTCATATAGTAGCTTTGATACAAGGAGAGCAGTCAATGGTGTCTGCTCTGCTGGTTTCAATACAACAGTGCAGCCACATGCTAATGCAGGCCCGACCTTCCAGGCATACATAGGGAGAGGAAAATTCCATGGAATAATTCCACCCGCAACACCAATAGGTTCATACAAGGTTTGCATATGGAATGGTCCATCAGCTGGAACTGTTAGGCCATGGATCTTATCCGCCCACCCTAATATTTTCACATATagaaaaacttacaaaaattgACGGAATGTAACGaacaatcaaattatataaTGCAGAAGATGAACTATATCTATAGATTTATGGTTTACGGTTACGGCTTACCAGCATTGTATCGCATTAAGCGTGTCACCATCGATGCTTCAATTTTAGCCTGTTCATATGGCTTCCCACTGTCCCAAGTCTCAAGCGCTGCAATTTCAGCATTGTGCTGTTCAAGCAAATTCGCAAAGCGCAAAAGTACCTTTTGCCTTTCCTGgatattgttttaaattttttatttaaaaaaaaaaaaatcaattatatggACTGTAGACTGTTTTTTTGTTCTACATCAAATAAAAGGTGAAAAATAGGAAGCACAATAAGGAATAGTTACATAAGCAGTCATCTTTGGCCATGGCCCTTCATCAAATGCCTTGCGAGCAGCAGCAACTGCTCGATTTATATCTTCAGCATCACCTTCAGCAACATTGGCAATCACTTCCCCTGTCCTGGGATCCAATGTCTGAAAAGTTTTCCCTGACACCAAATGTAGACATAGCATAAATTTCAGCATACATCAgaataataacaatattaacCTTGTCATGGACGCTTTgcaaaaaaaacctaaaagttaaaaacttttttaaaaatattaaaattactcttttaactatttttaaattttaaataatttttaactaaaagataaagGTATTTTAGAatgtttaagaatttgtgtaaAGATATTTTAGTACGCAAAATGATGAAACTCAATCCAAGAATCCTGTAATTAGTAGCGTAAATAATGTGTCTGAGGATACCACATTACCTAAAATTTGAGGTTAAAGATATAGTGATTtatgatatgatttttaaaaataaataaaaaatatttatatatatggtaaataatatatgcattcaattggttttttttggaCTTGCAAGCTTATCTTCCTCTCATTCTTATGGAATGATGAAGCTTGAGTCCGAACTCATCTACATTACCGGATGCTGCATCGACAAATTTCCCATCAATCAAAAGCTGGGTATATTTTACTTCAACCGGTGGCTTAATTGGAGCCTCAGACATTCTTTTGCTCAAGTTGGTGGCAGTCTTGCCTGAAGGAAATAGCATTCAACCAATAAAAGAGCATtattacaaaacccaaaacaaaggAATTATAGAACATTTCTAAATTCCCaagttcatttatttttataatttgatttcttatttttgctaaaaaaacaTTGTAGCTTAACTCACATATTCTAGTGTTTTTAATGACGACCACAAAATTCTAATACCCctccccaactattgaattataaaaaagaaaaataaaacttgatatatcttttaattctttcagcttttttttttttggaagcatTTGAATGGATTTTGAAAACCAGATACCCCAAAATCATACAACGTTAAAACACCCAGTACAGAACCTGATTCAATGTATAATGTGATTTTCAATATGCAAAACCTTAACCAGAACTCAATCTTAACCCAAAAAACATAGaatatcacaatcaaacaattacAATAATACACTCACacttgtctctctttctctgtgtgATAGCTTGATACAAATCTCAAATTGCTATATATTTTCGTGTGTCAGTGTGTGTTTATATACATATCAGTTGGGCACCAATGAATGATTCAAGATGATTGCTACCACTCTATCTTTGTCTAATAATAGTACATACTATCTAATAATAGTGCATGATAtctcaacaaacaaacaaaaaaaaagagataagaaGTGTGAcgcatcaaaaaccccaaaataattaaaaccttTTCTAATGAGCATtaactattaataataattttattaaagaattATCAAAAGGTGACGCCAATCGAGGGTTTTTgtatattattactattattatattttttttggttgaaaagtGTATTTGCttattatgtttgtttgttcCATAGATTATAGCAGTgtagtattattattaaatagaTGTGGGTAAATAAATAAGGTAATAAATTAATGAGAAAAAGCTAATCCAACAATATATATCTACTAGACTTTTATTACTAGTGGAGCTAATTAATGTGATTGGTACCAGTTTAACAAGAGATAATAAATAGGtgtttgaattatttattttttttataattaatacttacataataaaatttataattttttttttaatttgcaatatacaaaatttaaattgtaaaGTATGATAGGCCTATGTGTGAGGTGGTAAATTAATTTGAGAATATTGcgatttttttatgggataattttataggttttgttACTTGCTAATAAAAGGACTATTTGAGTTGTCAGCCAACTCAGTGCTAAGACCGATTATCAagacggttttttttttttttttctccgatagaaaagatagaaattatCAAGACGTCTAAcctcatgtggatttttttttttttcgtaattCCTTTGCATTTAATTTGGTAATACTTTTGTCAAACTTGTATACTGTTGTTACTTCAACCTGTATGATCATATTATTTGATCTAAAGAAGATTTAATGACATCTTTTTAGAAGTTGGGGCAAAGAAAATCAAGATTTGAGCCAGTTGACATATGAAGAGTTTTTTGTTGATTGTCTTAAATAATGATTTGTGTGCATCATCCTTAGCcttacttatttattttcataacaCAAGTTCACTTTCTCCGTCTTTGTTTAACCATGACAgtaaaatcatcttttaaagttgatttttttttttcccgtaTATAAGGAGCAATTTATGCAGAAACAGGGAGAATCCATCAATTCTAGCAAGTTCTGACCATTTAAATGTCAAATTtaccaccccaaaaaaaaaatgcttattgatttatatgcCTTAGTATGAGTTATACATAGAGCAATAGtggaatttcaaaagaaaactaAGGTTTGTGTTCTAAATTGCAACTGAACCATGTTAGAAAAGTGATGTTGGAAAATTGGctaattttaaaacttcaaaatttaaataaaaaataaaaaaaaggtttttcctAACCACCTTTCTTCCGcctttttctctcattctctctctcacgtTTTGTTTAGAACCCATTATCAAGTAGTTATCCAaattttaatccaaaaataaaaagcaattatCCAAActtaaaattcaacaaaaacctATTATGaaacactgaaaaaaaaaatacttgtactttttttttctttgttcttcattCTTCGTGTCCCTTCATCTTTAttcatcttctctttcttcttaaaattctaaaaaacaaattcaatccttagggcatgtttggtaagagtatttaaatatagttttttattttgcaatCTATAAAATAGTGGGTCCCAcacttaaatttattgtttgactAATATATTCTAAAtacagttttcaaaaaattgtatcCTATTTTCCTGATTTAGAACAGGATTTTGAAAACGGCTAACAGAGTGTGTTTTGAGGacattgaaaatgtttttaataacataattgtaaataaattagaaaTGGTAGACCTCACATATTTATCCaaactcttttatctcttaaattaaggAGCTTCTCTTTATTACAAAAAGAATTCTtacacttcaaatttgaaacttatcattaaaaaaaaaaaaaaatgatgaactCTATTTCCTTATcattatccacacaaaaaaaaaaaaaaaaaaaagtaatctacaGATTCTACACGTtactttttgtaaattttttttttaaaatctcaaaaatagaaatgttctcccaaacaattttttttttttttttagtattttgaaaattgttcttaaaagtgggagacaaacatgtaaaatataaaaactattatctaaaaactagtttcaagttaaatttttttgaaaattgtttttatactatttttgaaaacaaaaataaaaattcttctaCCAATCAGGCCAACATATCCCACTAATTTCAAAGGACAATTACTCAAAACTCAATTAGGAAGCTACAAATATaccatttgtttttaataaatttcattatattactttctttttccctttgtctttctctttgtctctctttctctaattgCTCCAgacacaaaagaaaagaagaaaaaaaccttATCACACGCACTTATTCATACAACTATCTTAATGCATTATCACTCATTCCTtaatttttgggataattaccTAATTGTGCTTTAAGCCTTTAACTCCCTTTCCTCGATTTCTTAGCTACCTATAATTGTTTGGTCAGCCAATGTATGACTGCCGCATAATATGTGCGTGTTTTTTATGTgtcatagcatttctcttaaaTTATTGAACAAATGATTTGTGTTTCTCATTTTACGTCTCACTTAGTGATTGGCagataaattttctttatcagACAATATAACCGTATTACTATAATTACCTCCTCAGGTCTGGTGGAATCTGGAAGGAAAATAACTAGCTAGGCGCCttacttctaaaaaaataaaacaaaacaaaatcttggTGCCTTCCTTCCAACAATcctttatcccttttttttgtgGGACATTTTATTTTCCACCAATTGTGGAATATCAGGTATGTGatgttttctcattttaaacttta contains these protein-coding regions:
- the LOC126719840 gene encoding benzaldehyde dehydrogenase, mitochondrial-like, with the translated sequence MLCLHLVSGKTFQTLDPRTGEVIANVAEGDAEDINRAVAAARKAFDEGPWPKMTAYERQKVLLRFANLLEQHNAEIAALETWDSGKPYEQAKIEASMVTRLMRYNAGWADKIHGLTVPADGPFHMQTLYEPIGVAGGIIPWNFPLPMYAWKVGPALACGCTVVLKPAEQTPLTALLVSKLLYEAGLPPGVLNVIPGYGPTAGAALASHMGVDKLAFTGSTETGKIVLDLATKSNLKGVHLELGGKSPFIVCEDADVDKAVELAHLALFFNQGECCAAGSRTFVHESIYDEFVQKAKQRALKRSVGDPFKEGVEQGPQIDTEQFNKILKYIKSGVESGATLESGGERLGDKGYYIKPTVFSNVKDDMLIAKDEIFGPVQTIFKFKDLDEVIRRANSTRYGLAAGIFSQNVDTINTLSRALKAGTIWVNCYDIFDAALPFGGYKMSGHGRENGFNGLENYLQVKSVCTPLVNPAWL